The following are encoded together in the Acaryochloris thomasi RCC1774 genome:
- a CDS encoding 16S rRNA (uracil(1498)-N(3))-methyltransferase, translating into MPQLQRLVITSEQLQGEQIALTQEQQHYLGRVLRQQTGSRFIAMNGKGQWWLAKLDSPKSAHILESLNITTELTIPVTLMVAPAKGNAFDQVVRCTTELGISRLVPLLSERTLLKPSPHKCLRWRRIAIEAAEQSCRQVIPEVLDPMSLTAALRWSQQRGQTTAQYICVTDSAVSGLLSKLAPTQGIILMTGPEGGWTTTEQKQAILAGYRPVSLGRRILKATTAPITALSVIAAHLEQHSVSEQQEGVT; encoded by the coding sequence GTGCCCCAACTGCAGCGATTGGTGATTACCTCTGAACAACTGCAGGGAGAACAAATTGCCCTGACGCAGGAGCAGCAGCACTACTTGGGCCGAGTGCTGAGGCAGCAAACAGGAAGTCGCTTCATTGCCATGAACGGCAAAGGGCAGTGGTGGCTAGCGAAACTTGACTCACCAAAATCAGCACACATCCTCGAATCGCTCAACATCACAACGGAGTTAACAATCCCCGTTACTTTAATGGTCGCTCCAGCAAAGGGAAATGCTTTTGATCAAGTGGTGCGTTGTACAACAGAGCTCGGGATCAGCCGCTTAGTTCCTTTGCTCAGCGAGCGCACCCTCCTGAAACCCAGTCCGCACAAATGTCTTCGGTGGCGGCGAATCGCCATTGAAGCAGCGGAGCAATCCTGCCGTCAGGTCATTCCTGAAGTTCTTGATCCCATGTCACTCACTGCGGCTCTAAGGTGGTCGCAGCAGCGAGGCCAAACAACAGCCCAATATATTTGCGTAACAGATTCGGCGGTGTCTGGACTCCTAAGCAAACTAGCCCCCACGCAAGGCATCATCCTCATGACAGGGCCTGAGGGAGGGTGGACAACGACAGAACAGAAGCAAGCTATCCTAGCCGGTTATCGGCCTGTTTCTTTGGGGCGGCGTATTCTCAAAGCTACAACGGCTCCTATAACAGCACTATCCGTCATTGCCGCCCACCTAGAGCAGCACAGTGTTTCCGAACAGCAAGAAGGAGTAACCTAG
- the rpsB gene encoding 30S ribosomal protein S2, whose translation MPVVSLAQMLESGVHFGHQARRWNPKMAPYIFTERNGVHIIDLVQTAQLVDEAYSYMRSASAAGKKFLFVGTKRQAAGIVAEEAARCGGYYVNQRWLGGMLTNWTTIKTRIERLKDLERRYESGVFDLLPKQEASSLRRELDKLQKYLGGLKLMNKIPDVVVIVDIKREYNAVQECQKLGLPIVSLLDTNCDPDWVDIPIPGNDDAIRAIKLIVGRLADAIQEGRNGGQEQVSQSDFDDAPDAVEDVASAPPVPEAVPEATVEAEPEAVPEATVEAETEAAPEAVAEVAAPSDNDKSDA comes from the coding sequence ATGCCAGTTGTTAGTTTGGCTCAAATGCTTGAGTCAGGAGTTCACTTCGGTCATCAAGCCCGACGTTGGAACCCCAAGATGGCTCCGTATATTTTTACTGAGCGTAACGGTGTTCATATCATCGACCTCGTGCAAACAGCTCAGCTTGTTGATGAAGCCTATAGCTACATGCGTTCAGCTTCTGCCGCAGGTAAAAAGTTCTTGTTCGTAGGGACAAAGCGTCAAGCTGCTGGAATCGTTGCAGAAGAAGCGGCTCGCTGTGGTGGTTACTACGTTAACCAACGTTGGCTCGGCGGGATGCTGACGAACTGGACCACCATCAAGACGAGGATTGAACGGCTTAAAGATCTAGAGCGTCGCTATGAGAGTGGCGTCTTTGACCTGCTGCCTAAGCAAGAAGCTTCGTCACTACGGCGGGAGCTTGATAAGCTTCAGAAATACCTGGGTGGTCTTAAGCTGATGAATAAGATTCCAGATGTGGTGGTGATTGTTGATATCAAGCGAGAGTACAACGCCGTTCAGGAGTGCCAAAAGCTAGGATTACCCATCGTTTCTTTGTTAGATACGAACTGTGATCCTGATTGGGTTGACATTCCTATCCCTGGAAATGATGATGCGATTCGAGCTATTAAATTGATCGTGGGCCGTTTGGCCGATGCGATTCAAGAAGGACGTAATGGTGGTCAAGAGCAGGTCAGTCAAAGTGACTTTGATGATGCGCCTGATGCTGTAGAAGATGTCGCCAGTGCCCCTCCTGTGCCTGAAGCGGTTCCTGAGGCTACTGTCGAGGCAGAGCCTGAAGCGGTTCCTGAGGCTACTGTTGAGGCCGAGACTGAAGCTGCGCCTGAAGCCGTAGCCGAAGTTGCCGCACCTAGCGATAATGACAAAAGCGACGCGTAA
- the tsf gene encoding translation elongation factor Ts yields MAGISAQQVKELREKTGAGMMDCKKALKETKGDVEQAIAYLRKKGLASAGKKSGRVTAEGLVDSYIHFGGQIGVMVEVNCETDFVARNDAFKELVQDIAKQIAACPNVVYVQVDDVPAEIVENEKSVAMGSDALKGKPDNVKEKIVQGKLDKTLRELCLLDQPFIKDQSMTVDELVKQSISKLGENIQVRRFSRFVLGEGMDVSESGSED; encoded by the coding sequence ATGGCAGGAATTTCCGCACAACAGGTTAAAGAACTGCGCGAAAAAACCGGCGCAGGGATGATGGATTGTAAAAAAGCCCTTAAGGAGACAAAGGGTGATGTAGAACAGGCGATCGCCTACCTTCGTAAGAAGGGCTTGGCATCAGCAGGCAAAAAGTCAGGACGTGTCACTGCTGAAGGGTTAGTGGATAGCTACATTCACTTTGGCGGCCAAATTGGCGTTATGGTGGAGGTCAATTGTGAGACCGACTTTGTGGCTCGCAATGATGCCTTCAAAGAGCTGGTTCAAGATATTGCGAAGCAAATCGCGGCTTGTCCTAACGTTGTCTATGTGCAGGTTGACGATGTCCCTGCTGAGATTGTTGAGAACGAAAAGTCTGTTGCAATGGGATCTGATGCCCTGAAAGGCAAGCCTGATAACGTTAAGGAAAAAATCGTTCAAGGAAAACTGGACAAGACCTTGCGTGAACTTTGCCTGCTCGATCAGCCTTTTATTAAAGATCAGAGTATGACAGTGGATGAGCTTGTCAAGCAGTCTATCTCCAAGCTGGGCGAAAATATACAAGTGCGCCGATTCAGCCGCTTTGTTCTGGGCGAGGGGATGGATGTCTCTGAGTCAGGATCAGAAGATTA